A part of Miscanthus floridulus cultivar M001 chromosome 6, ASM1932011v1, whole genome shotgun sequence genomic DNA contains:
- the LOC136460086 gene encoding succinate dehydrogenase subunit 5, mitochondrial-like — protein MAAAALRSSAARRLLRLAPAASSALSAASRPTAGMAPLSRPIAALSGGNNPISWKLRRFFSSNEKHLPAISDPEIESAFKDLLAASWNELPDSLVAEAKKAVSKATDDKAGQEALKNVFRAAEACEEFSGTLVTLRMALDDLCGLTGENVGPLPGYIEDAVKAAYNHYMTYLESFGPEENYLRKKVETELGTKMIHLKMRCSGIGSEWGKISLIGTSGISGSYVELRA, from the exons atggccgccgccgccctccgctCCTCCGCCGCACGCCGGCTCCTGCGCCTCGCCCCGGCAGCCTCGTCGGCTCTGTCTGCTGCTTCCCGGCCCACCGCCGGGATGGCGCCGCTCTCGCGCCCGATCGCCGCGCTCTCAG GTGGGAACAATCCTATCTCATGGAAACTGAGGCGCTTCTTCAGTTCAAATGAAAAACACTTGCCTGCAATATCTGACCCAGAGATAGAATCTGCATTTAAGGATTTGTTGGCTGCTAGTTGGAATGAACTTCCAGATTCTCTCGTAGCAGAAGCAAAGAAAGCAGTATCTAAAGCCACCGATGATAAGGCTGGTCAAGAGGCTTTGAAAAATGTATTTCGTGCAGCTGAGGCGTGTGAAGAATTTAGTGGAACCTTGGTTACCCTAAGAATGGCTCTTGATGATCTTTGCGGCCTGACTGGCGAA AATGTGGGTCCCTTACCTGGTTATATTGAAGATGCTGTTAAAGCTGCATATAATCACTACATGACATACCTGGAGTCCTTTGGCCCTGAGGAAAATtatctaagaaagaaggtggagacTGAGTTGGGGACAAAAATGATACACCTCAAGATGAGATGCAGTGGCATAGGTTCTGAGTGGGGAAAG
- the LOC136461440 gene encoding uncharacterized mitochondrial protein AtMg00810-like, with product MEERLKLSKHTTAVKVDMTRYWSIIDGLRYLTHTRPDIVFAVRGCSIKRSSSPRVAARVGYGLRSLVRHTKAKEGEPELTVFSDGDMAGDIDGRRSTFGVLVFFGVAPIAWRSLKQKIMALSTCEVEYVAVAMAAC from the exons atggaggagcggctgaagctgagcaAGCACACCACTGCTGTGAAGGTGGACATGACACGCTACTGGAGCATCATTGATGGGCTGCGCTACCTCACTCATACCCGACCGGACATTGTGTTCGCGGTTAG gggatgctcaatcaagcgatcatcttccccaagagtggCAGCAAGGGTGGGTTACGGCTTACGGTCTTTAGTGAGGCACAccaaggcaaaggaaggtgagccGGAGCTCACTGTCTTCAGCGATggggacatggcgggcgacattgatgggcgacggagcacctttggcgtgctcgtcttctttgGAGTGGCCCCTATTGCTTGGCGATCGCTAAAGCAAAAGATCATGGCACTGTCGACGTGTGAGGTGGAGTACGTCGCAGTGGCCATGGCAGCATGCTAG
- the LOC136460084 gene encoding TOM1-like protein 7, with the protein MYPSGAMVGAAPATRPSASSRVDKATSHLLMGPDWAVNLEICDILNADVWQTKDAVKAVKKRLQNKDPKVQFFALTLLETMMKNCGEYVQFEVAEQHVLQEMVKIIQKKNDMQVRDKILLLLDSWQEAFGGPGSKYPQYHWAYLEVKTTGVVFPKRPIDAPPIFTPPATHNSQTYGSPRYAVGSLSDRMSSDVETLSLGDLSKIRNVTNLLNDMVYALNPSDRMAINDEIITDLVTQCRSNQQKLLQFVSTSGNEQLLKQGLEINDLLQSVLSKYDAVASGAPLAVEAPVREAIEAPREAPAVKPSAAPEHNDNVKEEEDEFAQLAQRKNKSVVSSDDASSNTGADLALVPIDQAVSESSSSVASNALVLLDPAPSTSTESKELDMIDLLSLTLCSPTIETSTDSSAQDQNGHQQPAVTHNQNGPQEPTVTNGQQYPSSVPQYPSNYQPHTANQGYAPQNSNYVAPWAQTGAYPPQPPAYAIGYVYPAPPWAAPTHPVDSNPFLSVNYQDPRPVATPVAQAATYAPPPASYLPSSISYTPFAAPQLIQHNSPVGSPSNGQTANQAQMNVNQQSKDSSAASSRPYYIPDNLFSDLIDVKSFGGGNKMGGPTAMGSSNGGQPMIGGKK; encoded by the exons ATGTACCCGTCAGGGGCCATGGTGGGGGCGGCGCCCGCGACGCGGCCGAGCGCGTCGTCGCGGGTGGACAAGGCCACGAGCCACCTGCTCATGGGGCCCGACTGGGCGgtcaacctcgaaatctgcgacATCCTCAACGCCGACGTCTG GCAAACAAAGGATGCGGTGAAGGCAGTGAAAAAGAGATTGCAGAACAAGGACCCAAAGGTTCAGTTTTTTGCTTTGACG CTTTTGGAGACAATGATGAAGAATTGTGGTGAATATGTTCAGTTTGAAGTTGCTGAACAGCATGTTCTGCAAGAAATGGttaaaattatccagaagaag AATGATATGCAGGTAAGGGATAAAATATTATTACTTCTAGACTCCTGGCAAGAGGCATTTGGTGGACCTGGAAGTAAATACCCACAATATCATTGGGCATATCTTGAAGTAAAG ACGACAGGTGTGGTGTTCCCAAAGCGTCCTATAGATGCCCCACCAATATTTACTCCTCCAGCTACGCATAATTCTCAGACCTATGGTTCACCCAGATATGCTGTGGGAAGTCTAAGTGACAGAATGTCCTCAGATGTTGAGACTCTGAG TTTAGGAGATTTGAGTAAGATTCGAAATGTCACAAACCTACTGAATGATATGGTGTATGCTTTAAACCCATCTGATCGAATG GCTATTAATGATGAAATTATCACAGATCTTGTGACCCAGTGTCGCTCAAATCAACAAAAGCTTCTGCAGTTTGTCAGTACATCAGG GAACGAACAGTTACTAAAGCAAGGACTGGAGATAAATGATCTCTTACAAAGCGTACTTTCAAAGTATGATGCTGTGGCCTCTGGTGCTCCTTTGGCGGTTGAAGCACCTGTGAGAGAGGCAATTGAGGCTCCTAGGGAGGCTCCTGCAGTAAAGCCATCTGCAGCCCCTGAACATAATGATAATGTTAAAGAAGAGGAAGATGAGTTTGCCCAGCTAGCTCAAAG GAAAAACAAATCCGTAGTAAGTAGCGACGATGCATCATCCAACACTGGGGCGGACCTTGCCCTTGTACCCATTGATCAAGCAGTTTCAGAATCGTCATCTTCTGTTGCAAGCAATGCACTGGTTCTTCTTGATCCTGCTCCCAGTACTAGCACTGAATCAAAAGAGCTGGACATGATCGACCTTCTAAGCCTCACCTTGTGCAGTCCTACTATTGAAACCTCAACAGATTCTTCAGCACAGGATCAAAATGGACACCAGCAACCTGCAGTTACACATAATCAAAATGGGCCTCAGGAACCTACAGTTACAAATGGGCAACAATATCCTTCTAGTGTGCCACAATATCCTTCAAACTACCAGCCTCACACTGCAAACCAAGGATATGCTCCACAGAACAGCAACTACGTTGCACCTTGGGCCCAGACCGGAGCATATCCACCTCAGCCTCCTGCATATGCAATTGGCTATGTCTACcctgcaccaccatgggcggcaCCTACACATCCTGTTGATTCTAACCCTTTTCTTTCGGTTAATTACCAAGATCCTCGCCCTGTTGCCACTCCTGTTGCTCAAGCAGCCACCTATGCACCTCCCCCAGCTTCATACCTCCCTTCTTCAATATCTTATACACCATTTGCAGCCCCCCAGTTAATTCAGCATAACAGTCCTGTGGGTTCACCAAGCAATGGGCAGACTGCAAATCAAGCACAAATGAATGTGAATCAACAATCAAAAGATTCTTCGGCAGCATCTAGCAGACCATACTACATACCTGATAATCTATTCAGCGATTTGATCGATGTGAAAAGTTTTGGTGGTGGAAATAAGATGGGCGGGCCCACTGCAATGGGTAGCTCAAATGGTGGTCAACCTATGATTGGCGGAAAGAAATAG
- the LOC136461442 gene encoding uncharacterized protein, translating into MTDGSEMGDSSGADVAAQPRQEVVVRTMREVSDTSWSTLTRTNYGEWAVTMKVKLRARQLWNAIDKGTDNEEDDMSALEAILAAVPAEYRELLGAKNSAKEAWEAMAAMRVGFDRAKKAMAQLLKQDYANLKFKNGESVEDFFLHLQSLISKLKRHGVTIDEEEAVSKYPHSVPVKYI; encoded by the coding sequence atgacggacggttcggagatgggcgacagcagcggcgctgatgtggctgcccagccacgacaggaggtcgtcgtgcgcacgATGCGGGAGGTCAGCGACACTAGTTGGTCGACGCTGACTCgtaccaactatggcgagtgggcggtgaccatgaaggtcaagctcagagcccgacagctctggaatgccattgacaagggcaccgacaacgaagaagacgacatgtcagcgttggaggctatcctcgctgctgtgccagcggagtaTAGGGAGCTATTAggggcgaagaactctgctaaggaggcgtgggaggccatggcagcgatgcgcgtcggcttcgaccgcgcaaagaaggcgatggcccagctgctgaagcaggattACGCCAACCTTAAGTTCAAGAATGGTGAGTCAGTGGAGGACTTCTTCCTCCACTTGCAGTCGCTCATTAGCAAGCTAAAGAgacacggcgtcaccatcgacgaagaagaggcagtCTCCAAGTACCCCCACTCCGTACCGgtgaagtacatctag